A single genomic interval of bacterium harbors:
- a CDS encoding enoyl-CoA hydratase (Catalyzes the reversible hydration of unsaturated fatty acyl-CoA to beta-hydroxyacyl-CoA), with protein MGYVTIEKPKPHVSVIRLNRPDRLNPLSFDTVAPLYEAIEEVGNDNDCWVAVLTGTGRGFCSGLDLEDHGVPPNIEGLKLSRIAISAMEYMSNLVPALRKMQQPVIAAINGPAYGGGMCLCLGADIRLAARSAVFRNAAINNGLSGTELGISFLLPRAIGASRAWEIILSGREVGADEAERIGLVSRTVDDERLMSEALSLAEGICDFSSHGVFETKKVLWSNLEGGSLAQAIDLENRNQLLVRLTTNNLDEAIRARKEKRKPLYED; from the coding sequence ATGGGTTACGTAACGATCGAAAAACCGAAGCCACACGTGAGCGTGATCCGACTCAACCGACCCGACCGACTCAATCCGCTTTCGTTCGACACGGTCGCGCCCCTTTACGAGGCGATCGAAGAAGTCGGCAACGACAACGATTGCTGGGTGGCCGTCCTGACAGGCACCGGACGCGGCTTCTGCTCGGGTCTGGATCTAGAAGACCACGGAGTCCCTCCGAACATCGAAGGCCTCAAGCTCTCGCGTATCGCGATCAGCGCCATGGAATACATGTCCAATCTCGTCCCGGCCCTGCGCAAGATGCAGCAACCCGTGATCGCCGCGATCAACGGCCCCGCGTACGGCGGGGGAATGTGCCTGTGTCTGGGTGCGGATATCAGACTTGCTGCGCGCTCCGCAGTTTTTCGCAACGCGGCCATCAACAACGGACTGAGCGGAACGGAACTCGGCATCAGTTTCCTGCTGCCCCGCGCGATCGGCGCCTCGCGCGCCTGGGAGATCATTCTGAGCGGGCGCGAGGTCGGCGCCGACGAGGCCGAGCGAATTGGCCTGGTTTCCCGCACGGTCGATGATGAGCGACTGATGAGCGAGGCTCTCAGCCTGGCGGAAGGGATCTGCGACTTCAGCTCACACGGCGTTTTTGAGACCAAGAAAGTGCTGTGGTCGAACCTGGAAGGCGGCAGCCTCGCACAGGCCATCGACCTGGAGAACCGCAACCAGTTGCTGGTGCGCCTGACGACGAACAACCTCGACGAGGCCATTCGCGCGCGCAAAGAAAAGCGCAAACCGCTCTACGAGGACTGA